One genomic window of Rhizomicrobium sp. includes the following:
- the rplF gene encoding 50S ribosomal protein L6 codes for MSRIGKKPVPLPKGVTATVTGRTVSVKGPKGELKVNLVAEVDASVGADGITVTPNKGMDRAPAMWGMSRTLVNNLVVGVTTGFTSKLEIQGVGYRAAVQGKNLNLQLGFSHDVAYPIPAGITITAEKPTLLTVAGIDKQLVGQVAAEIRAYRKPEPYKGKGVRYEGEYVRRKEGKKK; via the coding sequence ATGTCTCGTATCGGCAAGAAGCCGGTTCCGCTGCCGAAGGGCGTCACCGCCACGGTCACCGGCAGGACCGTGTCCGTGAAGGGCCCCAAGGGCGAATTGAAGGTCAACCTCGTGGCCGAGGTCGACGCGTCGGTCGGCGCGGACGGCATCACCGTCACGCCGAACAAGGGCATGGACCGCGCCCCCGCGATGTGGGGCATGAGCCGCACGCTGGTGAACAATCTGGTGGTCGGCGTGACCACGGGCTTCACCTCCAAGCTGGAGATCCAGGGCGTCGGCTATCGCGCCGCGGTGCAGGGCAAGAACCTGAACCTGCAGCTCGGCTTCAGCCATGACGTGGCCTATCCGATCCCGGCCGGCATCACGATCACCGCCGAGAAGCCGACGCTGCTGACCGTCGCCGGCATCGACAAGCAGCTCGTCGGCCAGGTCGCGGCCGAGATCCGCGCCTACCGCAAGCCGGAGCCCTACAAGGGCAAGGGCGTGCGCTACGAAGGCGAGTATGTCCGCCGCAAGGAAGGCAAGAAGAAATGA
- the rplR gene encoding 50S ribosomal protein L18, translated as MTKDLFGRRKSRTRFKLTSHAYGRPRLSVFRSGKHIYAQVIDDRAQATLAAASTNEKEGKAPKTYNIDAASSVGKKIAERAIAAGVKQVVFDRGGYIYHGRIKALADAAREGGLEF; from the coding sequence ATGACGAAGGACCTGTTCGGCCGCCGCAAGTCGCGGACCCGCTTCAAGCTCACCAGCCATGCCTATGGCCGGCCGCGGCTGTCGGTGTTCCGCTCGGGCAAGCACATCTACGCCCAGGTCATCGACGACCGCGCCCAGGCGACGCTCGCCGCCGCCTCGACCAACGAGAAGGAAGGCAAGGCGCCGAAGACCTACAACATCGACGCGGCCTCCAGCGTCGGCAAGAAGATCGCCGAGCGCGCGATCGCGGCCGGCGTCAAGCAGGTCGTGTTCGACCGCGGCGGCTACATCTATCACGGGCGCATCAAGGCGCTGGCAGACGCGGCCCGCGAAGGCGGCCTGGAATTTTGA
- the rpsE gene encoding 30S ribosomal protein S5: MAREEGSEGGGRERRGRREHRNDREERDNEFVDKLVHINRVAKVVKGGRRFGFAALVVVGDQRGRVGYGHGKAREVPEAIRKATEEAKKSLIRVPLKDGRTLHHEVRGHHGAGKVIVRPAPAGTGVIAGGPLRAVFEALGVGDVVCKSMGSSNPYNMVRAIFDGLMNQQSPRMVAQRRGRSVTEILARREGSKAEQASA; this comes from the coding sequence ATGGCACGTGAAGAAGGCAGTGAGGGCGGCGGACGCGAGCGCCGCGGTCGGCGCGAACACCGCAACGACCGCGAGGAGCGCGACAACGAGTTCGTCGACAAGCTCGTCCACATCAACCGCGTCGCGAAGGTCGTGAAGGGCGGTCGCCGCTTCGGCTTCGCCGCTCTCGTGGTCGTCGGCGACCAGCGCGGCCGCGTCGGTTACGGCCATGGCAAGGCGCGCGAGGTGCCCGAGGCCATCCGCAAGGCGACCGAAGAGGCCAAGAAGTCCCTGATCCGCGTGCCGCTGAAGGACGGGCGCACGCTGCATCACGAAGTGCGCGGCCATCACGGCGCCGGCAAGGTGATCGTGCGTCCGGCGCCGGCCGGTACCGGCGTGATCGCCGGCGGCCCGTTGCGCGCGGTGTTCGAGGCGCTCGGCGTCGGCGACGTGGTGTGCAAGTCGATGGGTTCCTCGAACCCGTACAACATGGTGCGCGCGATCTTCGACGGCCTGATGAACCAGCAGTCGCCGCGCATGGTCGCCCAGCGCCGCGGCCGCAGCGTGACGGAAATCCTGGCCCGCCGCGAAGGCAGCAAGGCCGAACAGGCGAGCGCCTAA
- the rpmD gene encoding 50S ribosomal protein L30: protein MAEKKTGKTVTVRQVRSAARRPAIQTATLKGLGLGKMHRVRTLEDTPSVRGMIKSIGHLVEVVEEGK, encoded by the coding sequence ATGGCTGAGAAGAAGACAGGAAAGACGGTAACGGTCCGCCAGGTTCGCAGCGCGGCCCGCCGCCCCGCGATCCAGACCGCGACCCTCAAAGGCCTCGGCCTGGGCAAGATGCATCGCGTCCGCACGCTGGAGGATACGCCTTCGGTGCGCGGCATGATCAAATCGATCGGTCACCTCGTGGAAGTGGTCGAGGAAGGCAAGTAA
- the rplO gene encoding 50S ribosomal protein L15 codes for MKLNEIANNPGAHKRKDKVGRGSSSGLGKTSGRGVKGAKARTGNQVHGFEGGQMPLHMRMPKRGFNNIFANDFAELNLGRLQKAIDDKKLDISAKIDGEALRKAGIVHKSRDGVRLLGKGEFTARLDIEVAGASASAKEAIEKAGGTLTTTFKKANYMNKKGQPGKRKVRRAEAAEKRAARNAS; via the coding sequence ATGAAGCTCAACGAAATCGCCAACAATCCCGGCGCCCACAAGCGCAAGGACAAGGTCGGGCGCGGCTCGTCCTCCGGCCTCGGCAAGACGTCCGGTCGCGGCGTCAAGGGCGCCAAGGCCCGCACGGGAAACCAGGTGCATGGCTTCGAAGGCGGCCAGATGCCGCTGCACATGCGCATGCCCAAGCGCGGCTTCAACAACATCTTCGCCAACGATTTCGCGGAGCTGAACCTCGGCCGCCTGCAAAAGGCGATCGACGACAAGAAGCTCGATATCTCCGCCAAGATCGACGGCGAGGCGCTGCGCAAGGCCGGCATCGTGCACAAGAGCCGCGACGGCGTGCGCCTGCTCGGCAAGGGCGAGTTCACCGCCAGGCTGGACATCGAAGTCGCCGGCGCCTCGGCTTCCGCTAAGGAAGCCATCGAGAAGGCGGGCGGCACGCTGACCACGACCTTCAAGAAGGCCAATTACATGAACAAGAAGGGCCAGCCCGGCAAGCGCAAGGTCCGCCGGGCCGAGGCCGCGGAAAAGCGCGCGGCGCGGAACGCCAGCTGA
- the secY gene encoding preprotein translocase subunit SecY, with amino-acid sequence MASAAEQLAANFNFSNFGKATELRQRLLFTLGALVVARLGTYIPMPGIDPAELARQLTQQSGGLLDVFNVLAGGAISRMAIFSLGIMPYISASIIIQLMTTVIPELDNLKKEGEAGRKIINQYTRYGTVGLAAIQAYGIALGLEHWGHVVIAPGLFFRLSAVITLTGGTVLLMWIGEQITSRGVGNGISLIIFAGIVARFPQYIGQAFESLRTGAIGPMTLILGTAAVVALVTGIVFMERAQRRLLVQYPKRQVGNKMYGGESSHLPLKLNVSGVIPPIFASSILLLPTTVAGFNAQNIPDWLQTIVQYLSHGQPLYLILYALMILFFSFFYTSIVFNPEETADNLKKYGGFIPGIRPGKKTAEHIDYVLTRITVIGALYLTVVCLIPEITTTYYAIPFYLGGTSILIVVSVTMDTVAQIQSHLIAQQYEGLIKKAKLRGARR; translated from the coding sequence ATGGCTTCAGCAGCCGAACAATTGGCCGCCAATTTCAATTTCAGCAATTTCGGCAAGGCGACCGAGTTGCGCCAGCGCCTGCTGTTCACGCTCGGCGCGCTGGTCGTCGCGCGGCTGGGAACCTACATCCCGATGCCCGGGATCGATCCGGCGGAACTCGCGCGGCAGCTGACGCAGCAGAGCGGCGGCCTGCTCGATGTGTTCAACGTGTTGGCGGGCGGCGCGATCAGCCGCATGGCGATCTTCTCGCTCGGCATCATGCCCTACATTTCCGCCTCGATCATCATCCAGCTGATGACGACGGTCATCCCCGAGCTCGATAACCTGAAGAAGGAAGGCGAGGCCGGCCGCAAGATCATCAACCAGTACACCCGCTACGGCACGGTGGGCCTGGCGGCGATCCAGGCCTATGGCATCGCGCTCGGCCTCGAACATTGGGGCCATGTCGTCATCGCGCCCGGATTGTTCTTCCGCCTGTCGGCGGTGATCACGCTGACCGGCGGCACCGTCCTTCTGATGTGGATCGGCGAGCAGATCACCTCGCGCGGCGTCGGCAACGGCATCTCGCTCATCATCTTCGCCGGCATCGTGGCGCGCTTCCCACAATATATCGGCCAGGCGTTCGAATCGCTGCGCACCGGCGCCATCGGCCCGATGACGCTCATCCTCGGCACCGCCGCGGTCGTCGCCCTCGTCACCGGCATCGTGTTCATGGAGCGCGCCCAGCGCCGGCTCCTGGTCCAGTATCCCAAGCGACAAGTCGGCAACAAGATGTATGGCGGGGAATCCTCGCATCTGCCGCTGAAGCTCAACGTCTCCGGCGTCATCCCGCCGATCTTCGCGTCCTCGATCCTGCTCTTGCCGACCACGGTCGCCGGCTTCAACGCGCAGAACATCCCCGACTGGCTGCAGACCATCGTGCAGTATCTCAGCCACGGCCAGCCGCTCTATCTCATCCTCTACGCGCTGATGATCCTGTTCTTCTCGTTCTTCTACACCTCGATCGTCTTCAATCCGGAGGAGACGGCGGACAATCTGAAGAAATATGGCGGCTTCATCCCCGGCATCCGGCCCGGCAAGAAGACGGCCGAGCACATCGACTATGTGCTGACGCGCATCACGGTGATCGGCGCGCTCTATCTGACGGTGGTCTGCCTGATCCCCGAGATCACGACGACCTATTACGCCATTCCGTTCTATCTCGGCGGCACGTCGATCCTGATCGTGGTCAGCGTGACCATGGACACGGTTGCGCAGATCCAGAGCCATCTGATCGCGCAGCAATATGAGGGCCTCATCAAGAAGGCCAAGCTACGGGGAGCGCGTCGTTGA
- a CDS encoding adenylate kinase, which yields MNIVLFGPPGAGKGTQAKILQEKRGLPQLSTGDMLRAAVKAGTPLGKQVDVILTKGDLVPDEIVIAIIAERYDQKDCFAGGVFDGFPRTIPQAQALDAMLAARAKKIDVVLELKVDDKVLLQRVEQRIKAGGILRSDDTPETLARRLEVYYANTAPLLDYYGKQGKVVTIDGMLPIADVTKAIAAALDAKAH from the coding sequence TTGAATATCGTTCTGTTCGGGCCTCCGGGCGCCGGCAAGGGGACCCAGGCCAAGATCCTCCAGGAGAAGCGCGGCCTGCCGCAGCTTTCGACCGGCGACATGCTGCGCGCCGCGGTGAAGGCCGGCACGCCGCTCGGCAAGCAGGTCGACGTGATCCTGACCAAGGGCGACCTCGTCCCCGACGAGATCGTCATCGCCATCATCGCCGAACGCTACGACCAGAAGGACTGCTTCGCCGGCGGCGTGTTCGACGGCTTCCCGCGCACCATCCCGCAGGCCCAGGCGCTCGACGCCATGCTGGCCGCGCGGGCCAAGAAGATCGACGTCGTCCTCGAACTGAAGGTCGACGACAAGGTGCTGCTGCAGCGCGTCGAGCAGCGCATCAAGGCGGGCGGCATCCTGCGCTCCGACGACACGCCGGAGACGCTCGCCCGGCGGCTTGAGGTCTATTACGCCAACACCGCTCCATTGCTCGACTATTACGGCAAGCAGGGCAAGGTCGTGACGATCGACGGCATGCTGCCGATCGCCGACGTGACCAAGGCCATCGCCGCCGCGCTCGACGCCAAGGCCCATTGA
- a CDS encoding serine hydrolase domain-containing protein yields MRRVWRGGILLALLSCLSSPALAGALAARLDGVVQAADGRFSGAILIERDGAIVFDKAYGMANAAAGLANRSSTSFHIGTLSMQYTAVTILHLVETRRLALDNTADQFVPGAPAVTLQALLATAPEAPDAVANYELLARIAAAATGKSFAEVEDAAAFGSVWLTGTGLDDGVPSNESRFAKGYVLADGQLKPVAADWAALTGAASAYTTTRDELHWLDRFFGDELVTADTRKAMTPAGHGWHQGGRFGADSHWAAGTAPGFSSFVLRRPGLTVIVLENIGAAPAEALAGDLIAALDARE; encoded by the coding sequence ATGAGAAGGGTCTGGCGCGGCGGTATCCTGCTCGCGCTGCTGTCCTGCCTGTCGTCGCCCGCGTTGGCCGGGGCGCTCGCCGCGCGTCTCGACGGCGTGGTCCAGGCGGCGGATGGCCGCTTCTCCGGCGCCATTCTGATAGAGCGGGACGGCGCCATCGTCTTCGACAAGGCCTATGGCATGGCGAACGCGGCCGCCGGCCTCGCGAACCGCTCCTCGACCAGCTTCCACATCGGCACCCTGTCGATGCAGTACACCGCCGTCACGATCCTGCATTTGGTGGAGACCCGCCGGCTCGCGCTCGACAACACCGCCGACCAGTTCGTGCCCGGCGCGCCCGCCGTCACGCTGCAGGCGCTTCTGGCCACCGCTCCCGAGGCGCCGGACGCGGTCGCCAATTACGAGCTGCTCGCCCGCATCGCGGCGGCGGCGACCGGCAAATCCTTCGCCGAGGTCGAGGACGCCGCGGCCTTCGGCTCGGTCTGGCTGACCGGCACCGGCCTCGACGACGGTGTGCCCTCCAACGAAAGCCGTTTTGCCAAGGGCTATGTCCTGGCCGACGGTCAGTTGAAACCGGTCGCGGCCGATTGGGCCGCGCTGACCGGCGCCGCCTCGGCCTACACCACGACGCGCGACGAGCTGCACTGGCTGGACCGCTTCTTCGGCGACGAACTCGTTACGGCCGATACGCGCAAGGCGATGACGCCGGCCGGCCATGGCTGGCACCAGGGCGGGCGCTTCGGCGCGGATTCCCATTGGGCGGCGGGCACCGCGCCCGGCTTCTCGTCCTTCGTGCTGCGCCGGCCCGGCCTGACCGTCATTGTGCTGGAAAACATCGGCGCCGCGCCGGCCGAGGCGCTCGCCGGCGATCTGATCGCCGCGCTCGACGCGCGCGAATAA
- a CDS encoding LpqB family beta-propeller domain-containing protein, translated as MSDQANPPTGEIDLAHARDFPLGRMTVRPSIREVEHPGGRETLEPRIMQVLVALADAGGAVVSRDDLIARCWEGRIVGEDAINRAIGRLRRLSELDDGASFAIDTIPRIGYRLRAKTPPPAGRTSAIADPAPRQFQARSASRMRPIIGLAIGTAVLVVGLAAYLVWLAWPVRHWHVEQVRAFISTLALEGDPAFSPNGAMLAYSAGPDLLSREIYVRSILGGEALRITNDAYDDQSPSWSSDGARLAYVAAEPGQPCRIMITTVPAGVAREAGRCKDAPTASISWQADSPFIYYTDRTASGGDGIWRLNVDTGTRDSVVAQNPSSTSGKTLQIIPSLATSPDGKQLSYLHEEGYSRLDIVVRDLADGTEQTLGKVGILSAISWTDDSQTVLVDRSSDVGSEIWAYPRDGRTPYLVYATAVRSRDIAAGAGGLLAIETDVGRTNLARASPIPRADPDIIDPANGQTWAVTYAPDGTLAFLSNRSGENAVWTMKPGAAPVQLLAGGLTPFSRLRWSPDGTRLALVIAGGRTGVTLRVLTAQGAGIASIDLPSMGFGMPTWTPDGNGLIYFDRFALHTFRLDLPDLKRRTPAAAHQWDGVTILSNGTFATRADTPGIWRIDGGVTRIDDKYPGTSAQPLQFLGADVLIPDFAASRSPRILARPVTGGPDRILAYAPGADPQSTFAVDPKTGGIAYVAAVARDTNIDLVTLKR; from the coding sequence GTGAGCGATCAGGCCAATCCCCCGACGGGCGAGATCGACCTGGCGCATGCCCGGGACTTCCCGCTCGGCCGGATGACGGTGCGGCCGTCGATTCGAGAGGTCGAACATCCCGGCGGCCGCGAGACCCTCGAACCGCGCATCATGCAGGTCCTGGTCGCGCTGGCCGACGCCGGCGGCGCGGTGGTATCGCGCGACGACCTGATCGCGCGCTGCTGGGAGGGGCGGATCGTCGGCGAGGACGCGATCAACCGCGCCATCGGCCGCCTGCGGCGGCTGTCCGAGCTGGATGACGGCGCCAGCTTCGCCATCGATACGATCCCGCGCATCGGCTATCGACTGCGCGCCAAGACGCCGCCGCCGGCCGGCCGGACCTCGGCCATCGCCGATCCCGCGCCCCGACAATTCCAAGCCAGGAGCGCGTCGCGGATGCGGCCGATCATCGGGTTGGCCATCGGCACGGCCGTGCTGGTGGTCGGCCTGGCGGCGTATCTGGTCTGGCTGGCCTGGCCGGTACGGCACTGGCACGTCGAACAGGTCCGCGCCTTCATCTCGACCCTGGCGCTCGAGGGCGACCCGGCGTTTTCGCCCAATGGCGCGATGCTGGCCTATTCGGCCGGGCCCGACCTGCTATCGCGCGAGATCTATGTGCGCAGCATCCTGGGCGGCGAAGCTCTGCGGATCACCAACGATGCCTATGACGATCAGTCGCCGAGCTGGTCCTCGGACGGCGCGCGCCTGGCCTATGTCGCGGCCGAGCCGGGACAGCCCTGCCGGATCATGATCACGACGGTTCCGGCCGGCGTCGCGCGGGAGGCCGGGCGATGCAAGGACGCGCCGACCGCGTCGATCTCCTGGCAGGCCGACAGCCCGTTCATCTACTACACCGACAGAACGGCATCGGGCGGCGACGGAATATGGCGGCTGAATGTCGATACGGGCACGCGGGACTCCGTTGTCGCGCAGAACCCTTCATCGACATCCGGAAAGACGCTGCAGATCATTCCCTCGCTGGCCACCTCCCCCGACGGAAAGCAGCTTTCGTATCTGCATGAGGAGGGCTACTCCCGTCTCGACATCGTCGTCCGCGATCTCGCGGACGGCACCGAGCAAACGCTGGGCAAGGTCGGGATTTTGTCCGCCATAAGCTGGACGGACGATTCGCAGACCGTCCTGGTGGACAGATCGAGCGACGTCGGCAGCGAAATCTGGGCCTATCCGCGCGACGGACGGACCCCTTATCTGGTCTACGCGACGGCGGTCAGAAGCCGCGACATCGCCGCCGGCGCCGGCGGATTGCTGGCCATCGAAACCGATGTCGGGCGCACGAACCTGGCGCGGGCGAGCCCCATCCCGCGCGCCGATCCGGACATCATCGATCCGGCGAACGGCCAGACCTGGGCCGTCACCTATGCGCCCGACGGGACGCTCGCCTTCCTGTCGAACCGGTCCGGCGAAAACGCCGTCTGGACGATGAAGCCCGGAGCGGCGCCGGTGCAGCTTCTTGCCGGCGGCCTCACGCCATTTTCGCGCCTGCGCTGGTCGCCGGACGGGACCCGGTTGGCGCTCGTGATCGCGGGCGGACGCACCGGCGTGACGTTGCGGGTGCTGACGGCCCAGGGCGCCGGCATCGCATCGATCGACCTGCCGAGCATGGGCTTCGGCATGCCGACCTGGACGCCGGACGGCAACGGGCTGATCTATTTCGACAGGTTTGCGCTGCACACCTTCCGGCTCGATCTGCCCGACCTGAAGCGGCGGACGCCGGCGGCGGCCCACCAATGGGACGGTGTCACGATCCTGAGCAACGGGACATTCGCGACCCGCGCCGACACGCCGGGCATCTGGCGGATCGATGGTGGCGTGACGCGCATCGACGACAAATATCCGGGAACCAGCGCCCAGCCGCTGCAGTTCCTGGGCGCCGACGTCCTGATACCGGACTTCGCGGCGAGCCGGAGCCCGCGGATCCTGGCGCGGCCGGTGACGGGCGGTCCCGACCGGATACTCGCCTATGCGCCCGGCGCCGATCCGCAAAGCACCTTCGCGGTCGATCCCAAGACCGGCGGGATCGCCTATGTCGCCGCCGTGGCCCGCGACACCAATATCGATCTCGTCACGCTGAAGCGCTGA